Within Mercenaria mercenaria strain notata chromosome 15, MADL_Memer_1, whole genome shotgun sequence, the genomic segment atctgttttcattttaagaattgtgttgaagatgaaaaaaaaaacatgtaacacTTTTCTGTCCATTATATAGGCATGTACAATGCCGTGTAAGATATGTGTACCGCATAGGTGACTCAGAGCCAACATTTTTACTTAGCTAAACAGAGTGTTGTTTATAATAATAGCATGTAGTCTGAGTCTTGGAGCTCGGTAAAGAGTATCATGTGTACATTATTTTAGCAGTAAGTATATCAAAAGTGCATGTTAGGCGATGATATTTCTGACTTCAAAGTATGCTTAAATACCCAGAATTGTAATGatgttttttatgctttttttcatctagaaataatgttaaactaATTCATCTCCGTTCAATTTCTATTATGAATACATTTCAGcttttatgtttttatgcaaaGATTGTTTGATATGCATTCTCAAGTGCACACATTTAATActaataatattatgtatttagtGTTTCCTTTCCATTGTCTaatattctgtaaaaataaagttttaaatcatTTAGACAAGGCGAAATCCTGAGAGATTATGTCATCGTACGGTATTATTTTCACCATATCTTAAAGCTATTTCTAATCACCGTACAATGTAATGATAGgtggaggtgtgtgtgtgtggtggggggaggggggtgggggttatATTGAATCAATTTCCATCAAGCCGTAAAGCAAGTCGACATTAATTATCTTTTCTTCACAAAGTTCGTGAATGATACGATACTAGAGAGGATATCAATCGTGATCTCTATGAATTATTTTCATTCgaacaattgattttttttcttggtaTTATACTCCGATAATCAAGTATTATTTGTTACTACACACAGGTGatgaatgatatataatatattactGCGATACGTTTATATGAGCTTGAACCGTATCTTGATAACCACAatatacataaaaaacaaaattgcttTAGATAGACTCTGCCGTTATTCACACCAGCTCGACGCTATAATAATGTACTAAATAAGGAAAGAATGTGATAACTTTATAATCCATGTGTGATAGAAAATCAGTAATACTTCCTTCTTATATGTCCCTCATACTCAGATATTCGAAAAGAAACATCCTACTACAAACTTGATAATTCGAGCCGCACCATGACAAAACGAACATAGTGCGTATGCAacccgcatccgcgcagtctggtgaggatccgtgctgttcgctttaaaaggcTATTTccagttagagaaaccgtaagcgaatagcatggatcttgaccagactgcgcggatggccTTTAAGCAGGCATTTGGTGGCTATAAAAATGCACTAAGGTGTGAAATAATTGCGAAATATAAATGTTTACCCTGTAAATAATCTTCAAAATGAATTTGTACCTCATTAAGATAGTCCCTGTTTATAAATACTTGATTGATGCCGATTTTCGCCGAAGTTAGCGACTTACGCGGGAATCAGCGATAAGTAGGTAAGTTGACAATAATGATTTTGTTGACTGCGTTAATTTGACCAGAATCATGCGACactgaatttagaaaaaaacaacatgaaacacTGCAAGTTCGAACGCACTGAGAGAAGGAACTTTACTTCTATAAAACACATGGTATTTCTGTTTTAACTGGAATATGAACATTTGAATAATGAAGacacaaaatgatataaaaaggTAAGTCTTAGATCTCCTTTTTTGATTAAGGATGTACATCAGTTACCTGATTCTTATTTTGAAACAGTATTAGAAAACGAGCATTATATGcacaaacaataatattatatgatttaaacttttatttagaTTTAGACTAACGCTGTTAATTTGTCCACTGGCTGTGAACGCTTAACATTTTAATGTTAACCGAAAGAGATTTATGTCACGGTATGGGGAGAGGGGAGGGGGGAGGAGGATGGATTTTACCATGGTTCATTGGTTCGTCTCTGGTCTATATCGAAATTCTGACAGATGAGAATATCGGCGACAGGGAACAAGATTTTATACTGTTTGGACATTGCGAATACACAAACATAATCATAATGCTATCGCATGGGTACTTTTAAAATCTTAGCATTGAAATACACTCATTTACGTGACAATTTAGTTATTGAACTCTTGTGACCTTTCTTAGCATCGCCGTTTAAATGCACTTTGTCCGAAGTTAAAGATTGTACTTTCTCCTGGAATAACAAACACTCCTATTTTCCTGTAAAACAAACGTCTACAAAATGTTAAGCTTGAAACGAAATGCACAAGTCATAAAAGTCAATAGTGTGTGTCCGATTTTCTTAACCCATAATTGTTCCTCATGTAGTATAAGTTTTATAGCTGGACACGTCGACTATAGAAGCCAGCACCGTAGCCACACTGTGCCAAAGCAGAAAAAGTTACCTCGGTTAACATTTAAGCAGCccaaaaaagtaagaaatatgcatttcacactgatgaaaaattcagtcaaaaaaaAGTGTGTACCATTATCATTAGAATATATCTGAATATCATTGATTTCAAGACATTAAGGCAAGGTGAGACAGAAATCCTAGCAGTCATGTTGATATCTTTGCAAGGCCCGGGTCCATGGCCGGGCCGAGGAAGCTAGTGCCCCCACCCCCCAAGTTGGTTTGGTTGAGAAGtgaactttttttatcaaaattacatcaagttttcattataattatcaattatttaaaaacattctaGGGGTAGAGCCACTGAACCCATAACATGAAAGGATTCCCCATACAGTACCTGAAAAAAACAGATCAAACAATGAACTTCGTGTTTTCATTACCCATAGGTGTTTCTCATTTAGTAAGTTTTACAGCCGGACACGACTATGGAAGGTAGGAAGCACGTCACATATTCAAATATCAATGGTTTCCTACAGGTCtctaagaaatgaaaaaataaatatttgtttttctgttgtCTTTCAGACTTGCAAGTAAACGACAAAGCTCCTTGTCTCAACTGAGCTCACATTTATCAACGAACGAAAATGCGACGGCCATTGGATGTGGTAAGTTTTGCCTTGCTTATTGTGTTTGATTTTAATACGACAGGGGTACactacagtcaatattttttctgtattacaTAAATGTCGCATGCATTGTAGTGTTAGCACAGTTATGAATCTGTTGAtctattgatattttttcaaggGTTCACAAATCTGCTAATATACTCAAATGtttgtgaaatactgaaaaatatttgcaacatagaacattttatgacattacaGGAAAATGATAATTAGGAAAATAGGTATGTATTTTTAACTGATATATTAGGGGTGTAAAACCGATTGGAGTGTATTACTTTAAGTAGAAAACGATTTTGCTACACACTATTTCGATTCCTACGCGCTCTTAATACAAAACAGTAGAAAAAATATAGTAACGCTATTTCTTGGTTGCACCAAAAATGTTGACGTCATCGCCTGTTAACGTGACTTCATTTTAGCgttagcgtgttttaacagaaacagaCATATTAGAATTTGCAATGCAATCTATTCAAAGCCTTTTTCTGGAGCACATGTATACAATAACCCTGCCGAATATACTGAATATCTTATGTTGTTAGTAAATGCGTGGGTTTAAAGTAGGCTTTGTACATGTATGAACACAATTCATCCTTAAATTCCCAAGTAACATTTTTCCACACAGAGTTTTGTTTAATGATTTTGCTTTCCGCATACGTTCTACATACACCGCGCATACGCCAGTGCGGCATAAAGAATAGCCCTAAAAAGAGGCCATCCTAATATAAACATACCTTCAAAACAAGGTTAGTATTGCTAGAAGTGAAATGCTGAAAATGTggatttaaaattgttttaaattgttaaatttacaCAGGAAGTAATAGCGGAGATATCTAAAACTGTCTTGCCTGAAGGTCTGCCGACAAAAATGCCAACACGTACCAGAGCTAAAGTCATTAAAATCCTTAATCAAAATTCAACGTTTCTTTATCATAGGCCAGCTGTTACGTGCAGATTATCTTAGTAGCCGTGGAAAATGGTTGCACATAGGAAAACTTCTCATCGTGGTATTCATTCCGATTCTCGGAGGATGGGCTTTCACGTTGTATTCTCTAACAGACAACGTTGTGGAAAAGGACGCAACGGTTGAGGTAAattaaacacacaaacaaacaaaaaaagagcAAGAGTTGGGTCAGACTTTGAAATATAAACACAACTTAAAGTATGTCAAGACGAAAATAATGGAGAACCATTTATATTAGAAGACTCCATGACATTTAAGCTGCACTGTAGCATACAATTTTATCAgaatatgtttttctttaaaccAACCTCGGAGAGGATTTAAACGCGATCATCCTGACTCTGAATACTATTTCATCAGGTCAATTCGCAGAAACCATTCTTATTTCCTTGACAGCCATACAGGTCTATATGAAGCCAGTGTCCGCATTTAACATGGtttaagtatgaaaaaaaaaacaaacattctagcTTTTCTTCATGCTCTTTCATTCTTATATAAAACAGGCTGTACAGAGATTTTGCAGGCTTTAGTGTGTATTCTGCAGCTATAAACAGTTGATCACAGTGTCATAAGTACAGATGTAGAACAGACGGAGTTAAAGAGATGGAAATATTTGTTATACTTAAGTCTAAGGTTCAGACTTTAGACGTTAATGAATACGACCCCGAGTCAGATTTCTATTTTCAAATCTTAATGATGTCTTAAACTGGATTATCTCGCTCCAGTAattaggccactaggtcaaatcataaatTTTACAACTTCATACACATTAAAGATCATTTTGTTTACTTGGCTTATATGAGGCTAAATAAGAATATATGTCTAAAAAGTAAATGAAATCTTAATCAATTAAGGTTTATTGGAAATATAGGTTATTAGATTGAATTATATGAAacatttgttaacactctagggacTGTTTGCTGTTAAAAACTATCTTTTACTTTAACGGTAGGCTCAAACCCTGATGCTGATGGCGATCAAATTGGGCCGGCTAATATATACCATCCAGAAGGAAAGGGACATGAGCATTTTATACATAAGTAGGATTGGACCGGGTACAAAGACCTTTCTTATCGACGAATACGACAAGACAGACGAAGCTTTTGCCGACATGTGGGACTGGCCATTAGAATTTACAGTACATGACAAGAAGTACTTCCGCTCTAAAAGAAAACTCATTAACCATATAAATTCTCAGAGGAAAAAACTCGATCCAAATTCACCAGATGTATACGGTGAGATAAAATTTTACAGCGAAATCGTCGAGTTTTTTATGAATTGGATGATTGAACAAATTCGGGAGAGCGGTTTTGGAAACGTTTGGAAATCTCTTGTGGTTTTCCAGAAAATAACACGTTGTATGTTAGACACAGGAGCAGAGAGAGCATATGGAGCAATGTTTTATGCTCAAGGAAATTTTCCCGACCAAGATTTTTACGACGACTACTTTCGGAGGATATTTCGCTTTAACTACAGCTACAAAAGTGCTACTTTCTATTCAGACCTTGTAGACCCACTCATAGATTCCAGATCAGATCAAGTTAGCTACACCAAATCAATCAGAACATTACGGGAAGAGATTAAGTATAGCAAACTCTCTGGGAATTACATGTCTACAGAAAAAGCGGAGGATTACTTCGACAATTCCACTTTCCGAGTGGACTACTTATATTCACTTCAGGAAGCGGTTGCTTCCCGGATAATACGGCGTATTAATACAACGGTGAATGGTTACACAGTAAACATCATATTTTACAGCGTGACGGCTTCTATCGTCATCCTTGCATGCCCTTTCATTATGTCATTCTCTGAAGCACTGACTAGCAACATGCAAGAATATTCCAAAATCCTGATGAAGGCTTCAGATGAACTAAACAAGGAAAGGTCCAAGACAGATTCGTTATTGTATCAGATGCTGCCAAGACCAATTGCCGACCGACTCAAAAGAAAAAGTGCAGTAGAATCCGAATTTTTTAAATCGTCTACTGTCATGTTTACCAGCGTAGTGAACTTCATTCAAATGAGTATTGAGTATTCGCCCATGGAACTGATCGACCTACTGAACATTCTGTATTCGTCTATAGACAACAAGATAGAAATGTACGACGTGTACAAAGTGGAAACAATCAATGATACCTATATGGTTGTTTCAGGTAAGGTGTCTTAAGTTCGAGTTTTAAAATTTAGATAGGACACATGTCTAAGAATGTTGcgattttaatttctaatttacTCATAGTATAAAAAATATACCAACGTTCCCTTGGAGATTTGAATCATGTTTGTTTCGCGGCTATGAAACTAGATTTTGTAAACAAATGAGTGACAAAATGCAACTTTATTATTAGCCAATTAAAATAATGTACTTACAATGATGGAGATATGAGACTGATCTCCCCCACACAAGTTTCATTATCTCGGATCCCGATCATTTCCTATTCTGATCcacagtaaaacatgtatattaaaagTCATCTTCGGTACATGATAAGCTATGTCTTTGTTCACatctttttttcccaaataatTGTATGACATTTAGAAATGGTATAATAGTAGCTTTTTTAAACAGACTTGACTTTTATCCGGAGTTGGTCTTTTGAAGAGGTTTTGATGTATAGCTCTGCAGAAAATGTCTGAATCATTACATTTATATTCAACTTAAAAGTGAGTGTTTTATGTCATTTCATTAGGGTTGTCAACAAATCAGgttttgtaaaacataataaCACTGCAAATTTTGTTGTTAAGATGTATCGTTTGATAAAAATTAGAATGTCTTTCCTTACAATAGAAAGAGAAACAATTGTGTTATATATTAGCACAATATAAGATGAATCAAATGTATTAACTTATATATGTTGTACTAAAGATGAAGGAAAATTTGCGGTCCATGAGGTATACATTATTTAATTCAGGAGTGCCAAATCCAAATGGTTCCAGACATGCGTCGGAAACTGCATATCTTGCCTTGGATATTGTAGCTTCAGTGAAGTACAAGACACTAGTATCAGTGGGCACCAAACAACCATTGCATTTGTTAATTGGCATAAGCTCAGGTTTGTcctaatatttgtttattttagttcGGTTGCGTAATGAtcttataacaacactgagattcATCATGCTACCTCGAAAAAAAGAGACCAAGGTCCAACACAATAATTTAAAGATGTAAGAATTAGTTAGCTATTGTGATAACACGCCTTTCTTCACAATTACATACTAATTAGAAATGTTTGAAGGGAAAATATGATAAGACATTTTAACCTATCTTTACGGCGCATTACCCCACTTTCAAGGATAATTTCCATGTTTATCGATTTTATTTGACTGGATGCCTCCATTGTATATATCAGCTAAGACACAGAGAATCCTACCGGCAAACAGAAATGCCAATCAAGACACTATCCGTCCTCAGACACCCCCTTTCTTCCTTTCTCAGACACCCCTCCTTTCTCAGTCACCATCTCCCTCCTCAGACATCCCTCCCTTCTTAGACAACCCCTCATCCTCAGACATCCCTCCATCTTTAGACACCCCCTCACCTCCCTCCGCAGACACCCCTCTATCCTCATATACCCTCTTCATCCTAAGACACTATGATCAATATCGGCAGAAATAATTTAAGGTATAGGTCTATGTTTCGGagaaaagttcgaacgtcatcaaatcatagaaagaaagcattgttttacatgaaaatttaacagcgtataaaacatttatattattctacaaaaccattgtcaatttactgatatatgtattgaattccggaaagggactgcatgaaggggccacactcctggacagttcagcgcctttaaaaactcaccatttacatgtctttgttttaatgcatttgcaacatcgtgcgagtgtttaaactttacataactaggtaaaacatcgtttttgacaattgtttacactgatttctttacaaatggcattcttatttaaagggggacaactcattaagaatattttaagtatccaactctgtgggacagataagttgtgtgtcaagatactgttcattcgttaaaaaatctgttgttttgtaatatactgctaaaccttaattttTTAACACCACAATCTTTGTCTttagaacatgaaaaaaatacttaagCATTCACATATTACAGTTCAAGCGTACTTTCTAGGGTCTGTTTCGGCTGGTGTTGTGGGTACAGTGATGTTGCGATACTGTCTGTTCGGAGATACGGTGAATACCGCATCAAGAATGAAATCAAACGGATTGCGTAAGTACcctatttttttctatataactatAGCTTAAAACTCACCAACAAGACACCTAAGAGGACCTACTGTAACAAAGGAGCTTTTGACGATACATTTCCACATATTATCTACTACTGAATTTTGACCCTGTTAGCACTTTATTGATATAAAACTGGGTACTATGTCCCAATTTGTTTTCTAGTTTAACGTCTTTCCGacacaattaaatgtcatatggcgactttccaggtttAATGacggaggaagaccctaggtgcccttccttgcattatttcatcacgagcaggcacctgggtgtaatatttaatgttttagacTAAGATAATTGACCATAAGACAGTTGGTTATATAATATTGCTATGTAACTGCAACACTATAACGTCTCAATCTCATGTATATCAACATCCTCTATTATATATATACGTACAGAAACGCAACACACTCTCTTTCTGATTTGATATTATATGAATTATGCGGAGTTATATTGTCTCTACTACacttggtagaaccatcgaccttcccgTGAGATGATTTAACTCAAAACAAGCCATCATGCCGCCACATCAACGCAAGacgtggataactgcattgatttAAAGGACTTactcactttttgcgctaaggtgacgaagTGACGTGATATTcaatttgttttactttctaaattaaaaaaaaagatacctTCATTGAAAGGtcctttaaaaaacaaatgtaaacCGTGATGATTATGAAGAATTTTGTTTCCGTTTTCAGCGGACAGGATCCATATAAGCGAACCGACTTTCAAAATCCTTAACAAAACAGGTTTCTTTACCATTTTACCTCGAGGAAAAATTGAAGTGAAGGTAAGACACCGCGGCATATCGAACTTGATCATGATAAAACCTTTAGCACGGAGTGAACAAAGTTAAACCCGTATATTTTCATAACATCTTTATTACgtacataaacataaaatgttctgaaaatatctaaaatgatttcagtcagtaatatttcaaaaattaagaaaataattgGTTTTGTCAGAATTCTGACGACATGACAAAGGTCATGCATTTGATATGCCTTGTGTATATAATTCGATATACAAGAGGTTTTTAACTTAATTATAGCTGACCAAAATAAATTTGATCTTTCTGAGAGACTTGCACGACAGTTTCGAAATTTACGCATTGAACAGTTTACAGCAATACAATATCTAATAGATACTTATGTTTGAAATATTCTTCTCTGTACCAgctaaaattaaaggaaaaattaTAGAACAGAGCACTGGCAccataccagaaagaaaatgcctctgtaaatgttataccctatccctaggtatcatataagaatcatggtcatgaacgggaaaatatactaacacaTTTCAATCGCACATGGCTCAATTAAAACGTGCAGTTCGATAAATGTgaactatggatattgaacaagtgataatttatcttccattgtttACCAGTTATACTTCTTCAGTATTACTTATCCTAGAGAAACgatgcgtagtttatagtttcatcaacgttacagaaaaaaaactttgatgaacTTCCCTattgaagttccggtctagattacaaaacgtgtctgattggttgatgtgaaaatgtaggtcagtcgtcatttaactacacgtgtttgcttatatgtgtatatgcaacataaacgtgcaatgtgaataaaataaacaaaatagaatgatgtataccaatgtattaCTTcagattcaaaatcatttctaagatcaatttcattcatcattttgattttattaactACTAATATAACtaataactgtgaatattttgcattctgttttgtttgtttacattccgccTATAATGTACACACTGCTGTGACCtttagaccggatgttcattatgGAAGTTCACTTAAGACTTttttgtaacgttgacgaaaTATGAAATATGCGAAGTATCTCTGCagtatgaaatattgagacagtGTGACTGGTgcatggaagataaattaccgcttgttcaatatgcttggtaccCATTTATCGAACTGCGCGTTTTGTGTGAGAAATATGCGTTTGAAATAGGGTAACGCaatttcccgttcatgaccatggttcttatatgatacctaatgatagggtataacatgtattttgtaaaagaggcattttctttctggtctggtgccagtggaacAGTGTGCTCGGGGCTTTCAAAGACCAAccattttaaaaagtataaaaagtagTTAATGATCTTGAATATGCCAGTTATTCCAACTGTTTACCACAGTTTTATCGTTTACTTCGGTTACAGCTAGATTTCAGGAAATTTCAGAAGAATACAATcaggaaagtagatccctcggaagcaccgagaacaatcaCTACCGTAGCGGAGGCTGTTATTTCGGAGCGACCTCCAGCAAGCTCCAAAATTCTCCTGCACAAGAATAAATATTTCTGGAAATTAAAACTTTCATATGCATTACATTATGGAAAAGTATAGTTTTCATGTCAATGTCCACTGTATATTAGTACAAGTATATATTTAAGGTAAATTTGTTCACCAAAGGTCCGGAAGGCGAAAGCAGCCTGGTTTGTTGTAACTGGTTTCAATGTAAAGCCAAACCCTTCAAACTTTAATCTATTGTGCAAGACAGTGCATTTGAATTGTTTCGTAAAATACGGAAAATGGAGAGAGTGACGCTTTAAATATAATAAGTTGACCATTTTATGTAAGATCAAAGTTTTTCGTACAGATAGTGTGTGTAGACTTTAACCATTTTGTATGTACAAGCATGTATGTGTCTGCAAATTAGAACCCTTCTTATGCACTAGTTTATGCAAAATGTATGCTTTTCATGCCAATGTCCGTTTTAGGCCagtatatatttttcacttgACAAATCTGTCCGGAAAGCAATAAGAGCCTGGTCAAATGAAAcctacttaacccttagcctgcaattgattctgcctttgcgaccactgccGGCCAAGATTTTCGTCattttgagcgacctgtggagtatCCACTCATCTGACCaaagaaatgttaaaatgaaacatttaaccCTCGGCTGAATTTGTAGACCATTTTCCTGTTGGACAATTTCATTATTGTGCTCAGAATCAACCAGCTAAAGCTTGAGTTAGGAGTATTAATTTGCTTATTCTTACCTAGTACATTTAACATTGCTATCAATGAAATATTAAGTCTTTTTCTTATTCATTAATGTACAGGGCAAAGGAGAGATGAGTACGTACTGGCTTATAGAAGCTATTCGCCCAAGAGATATTTCTTGCTCCGAGTACAAACTTCCTGGAGAAGTAGATGTCTCAGCGGAAACTGAGTCTACAGAATTTACATCGAATGCATCGAAAGCACAAGGGGGAACCAGCAAAAACATGCGCATTAGTACAAAACTGAAAAAGATTTCATCAATTGTGGAACCAACCAAAGTCAAGGGCGATTCGACAGCTTCAACACCAAAGAAAAGTGTAGCCTCTGATTTAGGCTGTGACTAAATAtagagttggtgcgcctgtgatatattacagactccggtatataccggattaactaaatttgaaagaaaatatcttaaatgtatatattttgtaaccatggtgatacttaccctaacctctagtcagtttattatgcattttgtacactaaatgcgtgcggacatgcaaaaaaatgagtaattttgccgtgcgctccaattgataataattccgcgcatgcccAGAACGGCTgcacccaatctgactaaagtacatatcctattacgctacgcataggatctgaaaacgacccttccgctagccaatcagagcttggcttacaacattttgcaaatctacctgtagccttgatttttgatatttacaattattatgtcGTATTGTGTCAGatggccggttagctcagtcggtaggccacttgctttgtaagcgaggggtcccgggttcgagccctgaaatatcagcatatttttcttactctttggcattcgaacaagtcgtctgattggttaaaataaaaatagcgatactggaaatccaaaatatacagaagacgtatgtgaatgggtcgttctcagatcttcgtttagaagatcaagtacttaagtcagattgggctgcaccaactctgcaatgagaaacattctctGATTTATAGGGCGAGTGGAACTACTGAGAAAGATTACAACTGATTTCAGTTTTGTAGCTAAATTTAGTCTAGTAGTATCATGAACTCAATTCAATGTTTCTGTCTAACAAATTTCTATTTAGTCTACAGTTAGGGTACGTTTTGGAGGCTGCACATTTTAGTAACCCCATCGAAAAGAcctttattttgcttggttgcatttttcgCTTCCAAATCTTCTTCTAAATCTTATAGATTTGTGATACATTCTGAAGCATAATGCTTCGTTCATAATGATATTATGATATGatttgatatgatatgatatatcaGAAATAAAAGGACACGTTTCTAGTGtcaaaaataatgtatgtttgttttcAACCCATTTCCATTGCGAAAATTTAAAcggatattttccatttaaactgCTAGCAGAGAAGCATTCTCATATCAAATAATACAGCTTAGAGTTACTCACTTAAAGttggttagatttttttttcaacatggtTATTTCTATCAAGTTTGCATAGAATATATGAATAAGTGCAAAGTGAAGAAACAAGTAGTGCCATTTTTTGCGTCTCTGGTACGACATGTCCAGGGAACGAATACAACACTTCCCGTTTCCATGGTGGGCACTCTTCTACTACGCTACAGACGCAGTTTATCACAGACTGTCCGCATAGCaattaagaaaaattaaaaacaactatttctttacaattttctGTTGATAACTGTGTAAAATATACTCACGCGTGTTTCTAATACTAGTATGTATTTTCATACGCGTCCAAATATTCTGACCCATAATACTTCGTCAagtcatttaaaatattctataataaaatattatttctgcAGAATTGCAACGATACATTTAAAGTGTCAAAAacaatgtatgtttgttttgaatCTGTTTTTAAAGCAATCATTCAGAAGAATCTTTTTTTCTGTCTACTCTCTCAACAGAGAAACATTCTCATTAAGtagataaaaatacagtttaaggtatgacccaccgaatagtgaatatttcaaatgttcaaaacaatgttacaacattataccgtatccagtgagagacttgtatgcaaaattttaacaacttttaccatgccgttttcaataaatattatataattcatgatatatCCCCTAGCTCAGTTAGAGACAAATTTCggagtgatggccactgtccaaaacatttgcagagaattcattttacaataaattttgaataaagaaACTTcgaactat encodes:
- the LOC123527053 gene encoding uncharacterized protein LOC123527053, with the translated sequence MKTQNDIKRLASKRQSSLSQLSSHLSTNENATAIGCGQLLRADYLSSRGKWLHIGKLLIVVFIPILGGWAFTLYSLTDNVVEKDATVEAQTLMLMAIKLGRLIYTIQKERDMSILYISRIGPGTKTFLIDEYDKTDEAFADMWDWPLEFTVHDKKYFRSKRKLINHINSQRKKLDPNSPDVYGEIKFYSEIVEFFMNWMIEQIRESGFGNVWKSLVVFQKITRCMLDTGAERAYGAMFYAQGNFPDQDFYDDYFRRIFRFNYSYKSATFYSDLVDPLIDSRSDQVSYTKSIRTLREEIKYSKLSGNYMSTEKAEDYFDNSTFRVDYLYSLQEAVASRIIRRINTTVNGYTVNIIFYSVTASIVILACPFIMSFSEALTSNMQEYSKILMKASDELNKERSKTDSLLYQMLPRPIADRLKRKSAVESEFFKSSTVMFTSVVNFIQMSIEYSPMELIDLLNILYSSIDNKIEMYDVYKVETINDTYMVVSGVPNPNGSRHASETAYLALDIVASVKYKTLVSVGTKQPLHLLIGISSVQAYFLGSVSAGVVGTVMLRYCLFGDTVNTASRMKSNGLPDRIHISEPTFKILNKTGFFTILPRGKIEVKGKGEMSTYWLIEAIRPRDISCSEYKLPGEVDVSAETESTEFTSNASKAQGGTSKNMRISTKLKKISSIVEPTKVKGDSTASTPKKSVASDLGCD